One segment of Polyangiaceae bacterium DNA contains the following:
- a CDS encoding helical backbone metal receptor yields MLVSRRALLPIPLLLFAGCKADAQRQPKTGDFRRVISLSPGTTEAVFALEAGARLVGRSRYCDYPPGAKSLPSVGGFVDPSLEAILGLSPDLVVGVQGPGGSKIAEQLSARGIASYFPETDTLAQIDGMLRGLGERLQASDAASRVTRRIDAQRASVAKAIRGRSLPRAVLLFGLRPIVVAGKGGFADEILRLSGARNVVSGPRYPTIGIEQLLALDPDVLIDATGASGHEGETVNATTPGFRELRAVKNQRLISLHDDRVLRPGPRIGEGLVVLAHALHPGIQLEAVP; encoded by the coding sequence ATGCTCGTCTCGCGCCGCGCGTTGTTGCCGATTCCGCTGCTGCTGTTCGCCGGCTGCAAGGCGGACGCGCAAAGGCAGCCCAAGACCGGGGACTTTCGCAGGGTTATTTCTCTTTCCCCGGGCACGACGGAAGCGGTCTTCGCCCTCGAGGCCGGGGCCCGGCTCGTGGGCCGATCTCGGTATTGCGATTACCCGCCCGGAGCGAAATCCCTGCCCTCGGTGGGAGGATTCGTCGACCCCAGCCTGGAGGCGATCCTGGGCCTGTCCCCGGATCTGGTGGTGGGCGTGCAGGGTCCCGGCGGTTCCAAGATCGCGGAGCAGCTCTCCGCTCGCGGTATCGCCAGCTATTTTCCTGAGACCGACACGCTGGCGCAGATCGACGGCATGCTACGCGGTCTAGGCGAACGCTTGCAGGCGAGTGATGCGGCGTCGCGAGTCACCCGACGCATCGATGCGCAACGAGCGTCCGTCGCGAAGGCGATCCGAGGACGCTCTCTGCCGCGCGCCGTGCTGCTCTTCGGCTTGCGCCCCATCGTCGTGGCGGGAAAGGGCGGCTTCGCCGACGAGATCTTGCGCCTTTCGGGCGCGCGCAATGTGGTGAGCGGACCGCGCTATCCGACGATCGGCATCGAACAACTCCTCGCGCTCGATCCCGACGTCTTGATCGATGCAACCGGCGCCTCCGGGCACGAGGGCGAAACCGTGAACGCCACCACGCCCGGGTTTCGCGAGCTGCGAGCCGTCAAGAACCAGCGCTTGATTTCACTGCACGACGATCGCGTGCTGCGCCCAGGTCCGCGCATCGGTGAAGGCCTGGTCGTCTTGGCGCACGCGCTGCACCCCGGCATTCAGCTCGAGGCGGTGCCGTGA
- a CDS encoding TlyA family RNA methyltransferase encodes MKRRVDQLLVDRGLAESRTRAQALILAGKVFSGERKLDKAGMAIAEDTPLEIRGLDPYVSRGGHKLAGALDDLDVAVTGAVCVDIGASTGGFTDCALQRGAARVYAVDVGHGQLAAKLVQDARVVVRDGENARHLSAESFPESIDVVLVDASFIGLGKLLPAIAAILAPGSRLLALIKPQFEVGREEATRHRGVIRDPELRARAIADALAAVKDHGFEVLGDAPCRVPGPKGNVEHFVYARRTP; translated from the coding sequence GTGAAGCGTCGCGTGGATCAACTGCTCGTCGACCGTGGCCTCGCCGAATCACGCACGCGCGCCCAAGCACTGATCTTGGCGGGCAAGGTCTTCAGCGGCGAGCGCAAGCTGGACAAGGCAGGCATGGCCATCGCCGAGGACACGCCCTTGGAGATCCGCGGTCTGGATCCCTACGTGAGCCGCGGCGGGCACAAGCTGGCGGGCGCCTTGGACGACCTCGACGTGGCGGTGACGGGCGCAGTGTGCGTGGACATCGGCGCGTCCACTGGCGGGTTCACGGACTGCGCCCTGCAGCGTGGCGCGGCGCGCGTGTACGCCGTCGACGTTGGCCACGGACAACTCGCTGCCAAGCTCGTGCAAGACGCTCGCGTCGTCGTCCGCGACGGGGAGAACGCGCGACACCTGAGCGCCGAGAGCTTTCCCGAATCCATCGACGTCGTGCTGGTGGACGCGTCCTTCATCGGCCTGGGCAAGCTGCTGCCCGCCATCGCCGCCATTCTCGCGCCGGGCTCGCGCCTGCTCGCTTTGATCAAGCCGCAGTTCGAAGTGGGTCGCGAAGAAGCCACGCGCCATCGCGGTGTGATCCGCGATCCGGAACTGCGCGCGCGCGCCATCGCGGACGCCCTGGCCGCCGTGAAAGACCATGGCTTCGAGGTGCTTGGCGACGCGCCCTGCCGCGTTCCGGGTCCCAAGGGCAACGTCGAGCACTTCGTGTACGCGCGTCGCACGCCTTGA
- a CDS encoding GntR family transcriptional regulator — translation MQTTTGQGSKPKSLELAELIGGQIARNVIAATARMSPERELAEEHRTSRVTIRESIAKLVEWGLLHVRRGSGMVVRERSAWSFAALPLAIRATTDPLELQRLMRDLLALRRALILHGTELAAGRVKPGSLAPARAAVLRADSERTLEAFTAADLEIMRNVLVSAELWPQLWLINDMSASYLALTTDTWPLPPVPDDYVAVHMACFDAIEAGNAKLARELFSDYMRRLDANLCASLGMTLEEA, via the coding sequence ATGCAGACCACGACTGGTCAAGGCTCGAAGCCGAAATCCCTCGAACTGGCCGAACTCATCGGGGGGCAAATCGCCCGCAACGTCATCGCGGCCACTGCCCGCATGAGCCCCGAGCGCGAGTTGGCGGAAGAGCATCGGACCAGTCGCGTCACCATTCGCGAGAGCATCGCCAAGCTGGTCGAGTGGGGCTTGCTCCACGTGCGGCGGGGGTCGGGCATGGTCGTGCGCGAGCGCAGTGCGTGGTCCTTCGCAGCGCTCCCGCTTGCCATACGAGCCACGACGGATCCCCTCGAGCTGCAGAGGCTGATGCGCGATCTGCTAGCCCTGAGGCGCGCGCTCATCCTGCACGGCACGGAGCTAGCTGCCGGACGCGTCAAGCCAGGCTCCCTCGCGCCGGCTCGTGCGGCGGTGCTTCGCGCGGATTCCGAACGCACGCTGGAAGCGTTTACGGCTGCCGACCTCGAGATCATGCGCAACGTCCTGGTCTCGGCGGAGCTGTGGCCTCAGCTCTGGCTCATCAACGACATGAGCGCGAGCTATCTGGCGCTGACGACTGACACCTGGCCGCTGCCGCCAGTGCCGGACGACTACGTCGCGGTTCACATGGCTTGCTTCGATGCCATCGAAGCAGGAAACGCCAAGCTCGCGCGGGAACTGTTCAGCGACTACATGCGACGGTTGGACGCGAACCTTTGCGCGTCGTTGGGCATGACACTGGAGGAAGCATGA
- a CDS encoding cellulase family glycosylhydrolase — translation MIARWVVCLGLLACACGPETTIASNGGGAASSSGGPGAGAASGGNGGSTAGSGGSGLSGGIGGSAGSASGSSGQGFVTAKGTHFERDGAEYAFIGVNMRGLVHYGHEALPYADAGHVELNLAAVQGMSGRVVRAFVAYHGIGTKEAGNRLEATLDAAAKHGLTLIVVFTDFYNTGFNPKGDDGFYAADSNGFTVLNHDFFASGYQQNYKPLVQALVTRFKDHPAVFAWELGNEIRDATFAGLSSGKTFVDFCLDMAGAIRAIDSNHMISVGEIGATVSGLSDSEQQTLYSDANISFLTTRSYDGGFSDDTGLAASVGKPIIVEEAGFSGSGRPKKVSADLTKWFGKGCRGYLQWGFMSSPGDNGDGDTEYGMDHVWHQGDWDGLHKTYQSFAQGL, via the coding sequence ATGATCGCGCGCTGGGTCGTCTGCTTGGGGCTATTGGCTTGTGCTTGCGGGCCTGAAACCACGATCGCCAGCAACGGTGGTGGCGCCGCGAGCTCGAGTGGCGGCCCGGGCGCAGGCGCCGCTTCTGGGGGCAACGGTGGAAGTACGGCGGGCAGCGGGGGTAGCGGGCTCAGCGGAGGTATCGGGGGAAGCGCGGGCAGTGCGAGCGGCAGCTCGGGACAGGGATTCGTGACCGCGAAGGGCACGCACTTCGAACGCGACGGTGCCGAGTACGCCTTCATCGGCGTGAACATGCGTGGCTTGGTCCACTACGGCCACGAGGCGTTGCCCTACGCCGATGCGGGTCACGTCGAGCTGAACCTGGCTGCCGTCCAGGGCATGAGCGGTCGCGTAGTTCGCGCCTTCGTCGCCTATCACGGCATTGGCACCAAAGAAGCGGGCAATCGTCTGGAAGCGACGCTAGACGCCGCCGCCAAGCACGGGCTCACGCTGATCGTGGTGTTTACCGATTTCTACAACACCGGCTTCAACCCCAAGGGCGACGACGGATTCTACGCCGCCGACAGCAACGGCTTCACGGTGTTGAACCACGACTTCTTCGCCAGTGGCTACCAGCAGAACTACAAGCCTTTGGTGCAAGCCCTCGTCACTCGCTTCAAAGACCACCCGGCAGTCTTCGCCTGGGAACTGGGTAACGAGATTCGCGACGCCACCTTCGCCGGTTTGTCGTCGGGGAAGACCTTCGTCGACTTTTGTCTGGACATGGCGGGCGCGATTCGCGCCATCGATTCGAATCACATGATCTCGGTCGGTGAGATCGGCGCGACGGTCAGTGGACTGAGCGATTCCGAGCAGCAGACGCTGTACTCCGACGCCAACATCTCGTTTCTCACGACGCGCAGCTACGACGGCGGATTCAGCGACGACACGGGCCTCGCAGCGAGCGTAGGCAAACCCATCATCGTGGAAGAAGCAGGATTCTCCGGCAGCGGCCGCCCCAAGAAGGTCAGCGCCGATCTGACGAAGTGGTTCGGCAAAGGTTGTCGCGGCTATTTGCAGTGGGGGTTCATGTCCAGCCCTGGCGACAATGGCGACGGTGACACCGAGTACGGCATGGATCACGTCTGGCACCAAGGCGACTGGGACGGGCTGCATAAGACCTACCAGAGTTTCGCCCAAGGCCTGTAA
- a CDS encoding SUMF1/EgtB/PvdO family nonheme iron enzyme, which translates to MRIVSAWLLGGLGLLTLVSACKSRVDPVGDAHATTATARASAVPKASASPAEKCSPECNDLEKCAGGKCVPACPKGEVYVPATGPDGFAMGRGAPGADDQKHTVILTKPFCMDATEVTVKAYRECFDAGRCTEPQLRDLNSNFRSEFHRDDHPLNMVNWAQAGEYCAFRGQALPTEAQWEWAAGHGDGRKYPWGSEPEPTCENGYADFTPGGSPHEDPAGDVGCHGGGSSPVKAHPAGKTTWPDGDIFDLAGNVWEWTADCLVPYPSGTVTDPSPQKHPSLGVECYVRALRGGGWNRSTYALRVFARAGSKRTYRVPGLGFRCVRNPK; encoded by the coding sequence ATGCGCATCGTCTCCGCGTGGCTGCTGGGCGGCTTGGGATTGCTGACGCTCGTCTCGGCGTGCAAGTCCCGCGTCGATCCGGTCGGTGATGCGCACGCCACGACGGCGACGGCTCGGGCTTCCGCGGTTCCAAAGGCGTCGGCTTCGCCGGCGGAGAAGTGCAGTCCCGAGTGCAATGACCTCGAGAAGTGCGCCGGGGGCAAGTGCGTCCCAGCCTGCCCCAAGGGCGAAGTGTACGTGCCTGCGACGGGTCCCGACGGTTTCGCCATGGGCCGGGGTGCACCTGGAGCGGACGATCAGAAGCACACCGTGATCTTGACGAAGCCCTTCTGCATGGACGCGACCGAGGTCACGGTGAAGGCCTATCGCGAGTGCTTCGACGCGGGTCGCTGCACCGAGCCGCAGCTGCGCGATCTGAACAGCAACTTCCGCAGCGAGTTCCATCGCGACGACCATCCCCTGAACATGGTCAACTGGGCACAGGCTGGTGAGTACTGCGCCTTCCGCGGGCAAGCATTGCCGACAGAAGCGCAGTGGGAATGGGCCGCGGGACACGGCGATGGTCGCAAGTATCCCTGGGGTAGCGAGCCCGAACCCACTTGCGAGAACGGTTACGCCGACTTCACGCCGGGCGGATCACCGCATGAAGATCCGGCGGGCGATGTCGGCTGCCACGGCGGTGGTTCCAGCCCCGTGAAGGCGCACCCGGCGGGGAAGACGACTTGGCCCGACGGCGACATCTTCGACTTGGCGGGCAACGTCTGGGAATGGACGGCGGACTGTCTCGTGCCGTACCCGAGCGGCACGGTGACGGATCCGAGTCCGCAAAAGCACCCGAGCCTCGGTGTGGAGTGCTACGTGCGCGCGCTGCGTGGCGGCGGTTGGAACCGCAGCACCTACGCCTTGCGCGTGTTCGCGCGCGCGGGTTCGAAGCGCACCTATCGCGTCCCGGGACTCGGCTTCCGCTGCGTGCGCAACCCGAAGTAG
- a CDS encoding heparin lyase I family protein — MRPSRRMALTALTAALSTSTLASAWTVKADFEGGPIGGNAQSPNPDAFHGTAGDSKYVSSPVNTGAQAGSVSVQGGTEGFGSWGGGFNFPAELHTGDEVWFRVYVYYPSGWSFDCGGCTQGMKFMRIHTASAGGANEGYEDVLIKGGTTGGLIEASCYEIDGTNCHTNNNNGALLHGLGTPVPRDKWQAFEQYVKFSSVAGQGIYRLWQDGVLIFEDTKTVTLRSPTSKSDFIYLYTYWNNGAPKTQTSYVDSIVITSDTPAQKDAKGNPYIGLVTGSGTGGTGGSGTGGSAGQAGAGGGAGASVGGSGGQGASAGAGGTAGNGANAGNGGSGSGAAGGGATSGASGQGGASAATDSADDESGCGCRVPSSPGKGGTSLAALAFALLTLVRRGRKYR; from the coding sequence ATGCGACCTTCGCGACGTATGGCCCTGACCGCACTCACGGCCGCCCTTTCGACATCGACGCTGGCCTCCGCCTGGACTGTCAAAGCGGACTTCGAGGGAGGGCCGATTGGTGGCAACGCTCAGTCGCCCAACCCCGACGCCTTCCACGGCACGGCCGGGGACTCGAAGTACGTCAGCTCCCCCGTGAACACTGGCGCTCAGGCCGGCAGCGTGAGCGTTCAGGGCGGGACCGAGGGCTTTGGCAGTTGGGGTGGGGGTTTCAACTTCCCCGCCGAACTCCACACGGGAGACGAAGTCTGGTTTCGCGTCTACGTCTACTACCCGTCGGGATGGTCCTTCGATTGTGGTGGCTGCACTCAGGGCATGAAGTTCATGCGCATTCATACGGCATCCGCTGGAGGCGCAAACGAAGGCTACGAAGACGTCCTGATCAAAGGCGGCACCACAGGCGGCCTGATCGAGGCCAGCTGCTACGAGATCGATGGCACCAACTGCCACACCAACAACAACAATGGGGCGTTACTGCACGGACTCGGCACGCCAGTGCCGCGCGACAAGTGGCAGGCCTTCGAGCAGTACGTGAAATTCTCGTCGGTAGCGGGGCAAGGCATCTACCGTCTCTGGCAGGACGGTGTGCTGATCTTCGAAGACACCAAGACCGTCACCCTGCGCAGTCCCACCTCGAAATCGGACTTCATCTACCTGTACACCTACTGGAACAACGGCGCTCCCAAGACGCAGACCTCCTACGTGGACAGCATCGTCATCACCTCCGACACGCCGGCGCAGAAGGACGCCAAGGGCAATCCGTACATCGGGCTCGTGACCGGAAGTGGGACGGGCGGCACCGGAGGAAGCGGCACCGGAGGCAGCGCGGGACAAGCGGGCGCGGGTGGCGGTGCTGGTGCCAGCGTCGGCGGAAGCGGCGGACAGGGTGCGAGCGCGGGCGCGGGTGGAACGGCGGGCAACGGTGCGAACGCGGGCAACGGCGGAAGCGGGAGCGGTGCAGCTGGGGGTGGCGCGACCAGCGGCGCGTCGGGCCAGGGCGGCGCGAGCGCAGCCACGGACTCCGCAGACGACGAGAGCGGATGCGGCTGCCGCGTGCCGTCCTCCCCCGGGAAAGGCGGAACGTCACTGGCAGCGCTCGCATTCGCGTTGCTGACGCTGGTGCGCCGCGGCAGAAAGTATCGGTGA